A single Microtus ochrogaster isolate Prairie Vole_2 linkage group LG3, MicOch1.0, whole genome shotgun sequence DNA region contains:
- the Gdf7 gene encoding growth/differentiation factor 7, which produces MDLSAAAALCLWLLSACRPRDGLEAAAVLRAAGAGPAWSSWGGGGGRTLVPARRNGSVVPHHFMMSLYRNLAGRAPAMAASGHGRGDTITGFIDHATQEELATEPGQSFLFDLSSLPDADEVVSAELRVLRRRSPEPDLDSATLPPLLQLSSCPDVTQTSHLLHSRAAEPLEVARWEEFDVTDAVQSLRREPRASRKFCLVLRAVAGTGSSPLALRQLGFGWSGGSTGDGTAAEERALLVISSRTQRKESLFREIRAQARALRAAAEPPPDPGPGAGSRKATPNGRRRRRTALAGTRGAQGSGGGGGKGHGRRGRSRCSRKPLHVDFKELGWDDWIIAPLDYEAYHCEGVCDFPLRSHLEPTNHAIIQTLLNSMAPDAAPASCCVPARLSPISILYIDAANNVVYKQYEDMVVEACGCR; this is translated from the exons ATGGACCTGAGCGCCGCCGCCGCGCTGTGTCTCTGGCTGCTGAGCGCCTGCCGTCCCCGCGACGGGCTGGAGGCTGCAGCGGTGCTCCGAGCGGCGGGTGCGGGACCAGCCTGGAGCTCctggggcggcggcggcggacgGACCCTCGTCCCGGCTCGGAGGAACGGTTCGGTGGTGCCACACCATTTCATGATGTCGCTTTACCGGAACCTGGCTGGGAGGGCTCCAGCCATGGCAGCCTCGGGGCATGGCCGCGGGGACACGATCACCGGCTTCATAGACCACGCAACTCAAG AGGAATTGGCGACCGAGCCCGGCCAGAGCTTTCTCTTCGATTTATCCAGCCTCCCCGACGCGGACGAGGTAGTAAGTGCTGAGCTGCGCGTGTTGCGTCGGAGGTCTCCGGAGCCAGACCTGGACAGTGCGACCCTCCCTCCGCTGTTGCAGCTGTCCTCGTGCCCCGACGTGACCCAAACATCCCACCTACTGCACTCGCGGGCTGCCGAACCCCTAGAAGTTGCGCGCTGGGAAGAGTTCGATGTGACGGACGCGGTGCAGAGCCTCCGTCGAGAGCCGCGCGCCTCCCGCAAGTTCTGCCTGGTGTTGCGCGCAGTGGCTGGCACCGGGAGCAGCCCGCTGGCCTTAAGACAACTGGGCTTTGGCTGGTCCGGCGGTAGTACCGGCGATGGCACTGCTGCGGAGGAGCGCGCGCTATTGGTGATCTCCTCTCgtacacagaggaaagagagtcTCTTCCGGGAGATCCGAGCCCAAGCCCGAGCGCTCCGGGCAGCCGCAGAGCCGCCACCGGATCCGGGACCAGGCGCTGGGTCTCGGAAAGCAACCCCAAACGGACGTAGGCGAAGGCGGACGGCGCTGGCGGGGACGCGGGGAGCACAGGGCAGCGGCGGAGGTGGCGGCAAGGGCCATGGGCGCAGGGGCCGGAGCCGATGCAGCCGCAAGCCTCTGCACGTGGACTTCAAGGAACTGGGCTGGGACGACTGGATCATCGCGCCTTTAGACTACGAGGCGTATCACTGCGAGGGCGTTTGTGACTTTCCTTTGCGCTCGCACCTGGAACCCACCAACCACGCCATCATTCAGACTTTGCTCAACTCCATGGCACCCGACGCGGCGCCAGCCTCCTGCTGCGTGCCCGCACGCCTCAGCCCCATTAGTATCCTCTATATCGATGCCGCCAATAACGTGGTCTACAAGCAGTACGAGGACATGGTGGTGGAGGCCTGCGGCTGCAGGTAG